One window of Lacerta agilis isolate rLacAgi1 chromosome 14, rLacAgi1.pri, whole genome shotgun sequence genomic DNA carries:
- the RAB5C gene encoding LOW QUALITY PROTEIN: ras-related protein Rab-5C (The sequence of the model RefSeq protein was modified relative to this genomic sequence to represent the inferred CDS: inserted 1 base in 1 codon; deleted 1 base in 1 codon), with amino-acid sequence RGIPKSGRTGGGGGGGPAGGSGWRILSSPTVPPPSHQSLCPWNRPWQAAVELARPNGPAAGNKICQFKLVLLGESAVGKSSLVLRFVKGTVPEYQESTIGAAFLTQTICLDDTTVKFEIWDTAGQERYHSLAPMYYRGAQAAIVVYCFLLVGPFVRAKNWVKELQRQASSNIVIALAGNKADLASKRAVDFQEAQSYAEDNSLLFMETSAKTAMNVNETFMAIAKKLPKNEPQCPTGTAGXNRGVDLQEGSQPSKGSCCN; translated from the exons AGGGGGATACCGAAGAGCGGGAGgactggtggcggcggcggcggcggtccCGCAGGCGGGAGCGG TTGGAGAATTTTGTCCTCGCCAACAGTCCCACCTCCTTCTCATCAGAGCCTGTGCCCTTGGAACAGGCCATGGCAAGCCGCGGTGGAGCTGGCACGGCCAAACGGGCCAGCTGCCGGGAACAAGATCTGTCAGTTCAAATTGGTTCTTCTGGGCGAGTCAGCTGTTGGGAAGTCCAGCCTAGTC TTGCGCTTCGTGAAAGGGACAGTTCCTGAGTACCAGGAGAGCACAATTGGAG ctgctttCCTCACACAGACCATTTGCCTAGATGACACAACGGTCAAGTTTGAGATTTGGGATACAGCTGGGCAGGAGCGCTACCACAGTCTGGCACCCATGTATTACCGGGGTGCCCAAGCAGCCATTGTTGTCTA CTGCTTCCTTCTTGTAGGACCCTTTGTACGAGCCAAGAACTGGGTGAAGGAACTGCAGCGGCAAGCCAGCTCTAACATAGTCATTGCCCTGGCAGGGAACAAGGCTGACTTGGCCAGCAAGCGAGCTGTTGACTTCCAG GAAGCTCAGTCCTATGCAGAGGACAACAGCTTGCTGTTTATGGAGACATCCGCAAAGACGGCAATGAATGTGAATGAGACCTTCATGGCGATAG ccaagAAGCTCCCCAAAAACGAACCGCAGTGCCCAACGGGAACAGCAG AGAACCGAGGTGTCGACCTCCAGGAGGGTAGCCAACCCAGCAAGGGGTCGTGTTGCAACTGA